In Saccharomonospora marina XMU15, one genomic interval encodes:
- a CDS encoding ABC transporter permease encodes MVTLATPETSQPRETRAPGHRALVALVVVILTVLVFLPTALVFVRAISEDPRDPLSTFTLEALAESYGSMEIWKILAQTMAMSLGCGLLATVIGSALAWIVARTDVPMRRLLELIVIAPLFLSPFIGALAFLELGAPNTGLLNQIARDIGLPSWVSIDVMTFEWLIIILALHYVPYGYLLVSGSLQNMDASLEEASHMNGRGTLQTALRISLPAIRHAMLSSVMFITISATGMFSVPALLGAKMDFRPLAVTVYHATNGYPSDYALAAALGTMLVLLSVIGLWLYQRSLRQSSKFVTVTGRSQNRKKVKLGNGRYVVVFLLVLYALVTTVLPYAALGLRAFSTSTNLSEINFTTKIFTDVLSTPELNNALVNTVLVSAVTAIGAVAVGLLTSYVTERVRHKGSGLLNSIAMSPLAVPGIVFATGVFVMYLGTPLYGTLAIMVVAYIASYLPHATRVTGNGFAQIDKSLEEASRMCGANQARMMSTVLLPLMRPSIAAAIIMVFLFTVREINTAILLYTPDTMLLSILSFNYAQQASLPSAAVVGLLETALMIAWIVVMRVLLRPGNLHNRA; translated from the coding sequence ATGGTGACACTCGCTACGCCGGAGACCTCCCAACCCCGCGAGACGAGGGCGCCGGGTCACCGGGCCCTCGTCGCCCTCGTCGTCGTGATATTGACGGTTCTGGTGTTCCTGCCAACCGCGCTGGTGTTCGTCAGGGCGATCTCGGAAGACCCGCGCGACCCGCTGTCCACCTTCACGCTCGAAGCGCTGGCCGAGTCGTACGGCTCGATGGAGATCTGGAAGATCCTGGCCCAGACGATGGCGATGTCGCTGGGGTGCGGGCTGCTGGCCACGGTGATCGGTAGTGCGCTGGCGTGGATCGTGGCCCGCACCGACGTTCCGATGAGGCGGCTGCTCGAACTCATCGTGATCGCGCCGCTGTTCCTGTCGCCGTTCATCGGCGCACTGGCCTTCCTCGAACTGGGTGCGCCCAACACCGGGTTGCTGAACCAGATCGCGCGAGACATCGGCCTGCCGAGTTGGGTGTCGATCGACGTGATGACCTTCGAGTGGCTGATCATCATCCTGGCGCTGCACTACGTGCCGTACGGCTACCTCCTGGTGTCGGGCAGCCTGCAGAACATGGACGCGAGCCTCGAAGAGGCCTCGCACATGAACGGTCGCGGAACCCTGCAGACGGCGCTTCGCATCTCGTTGCCCGCCATCCGGCACGCGATGCTCTCGTCGGTCATGTTCATCACCATCAGCGCGACCGGCATGTTCTCGGTGCCCGCGCTGCTGGGTGCGAAGATGGACTTCCGGCCCCTCGCCGTGACCGTCTACCACGCCACCAACGGCTACCCCAGCGACTACGCACTCGCGGCCGCGCTGGGCACGATGCTGGTGTTGCTCAGCGTGATCGGGTTGTGGCTGTACCAGCGAAGCCTTCGCCAGTCGTCGAAGTTCGTCACCGTCACCGGCCGGTCACAGAACCGGAAGAAGGTCAAGCTGGGCAACGGCAGGTACGTCGTGGTCTTCCTGCTCGTCCTCTACGCGTTGGTGACCACGGTGCTGCCCTACGCGGCGCTGGGTCTGCGGGCCTTCAGCACCTCGACCAATCTCTCCGAGATCAACTTCACCACCAAGATCTTCACCGACGTGCTGTCCACACCCGAGCTGAACAACGCGCTGGTGAACACCGTGCTGGTCTCGGCCGTGACCGCCATCGGTGCCGTGGCCGTCGGTCTGCTGACCTCCTACGTGACCGAGCGAGTCCGGCACAAGGGCTCCGGCCTGCTGAACTCCATCGCGATGTCGCCGCTTGCCGTCCCCGGGATCGTCTTCGCGACCGGTGTGTTCGTCATGTACCTCGGCACGCCGCTCTACGGCACGCTGGCGATCATGGTGGTGGCCTACATCGCGTCTTACCTGCCACACGCCACCCGTGTCACGGGCAACGGGTTCGCCCAGATCGACAAGTCGCTGGAGGAGGCTTCCCGAATGTGCGGGGCGAACCAGGCCCGGATGATGTCCACCGTCCTGCTGCCACTGATGCGGCCGTCGATCGCCGCGGCGATCATCATGGTGTTCCTGTTCACCGTTCGCGAGATCAACACGGCGATCCTGCTGTACACGCCGGACACCATGCTGCTGTCCATTCTGTCCTTCAACTACGCGCAGCAGGCTTCGCTGCCATCCGCCGCCGTCGTCGGGTTGCTCGAAACCGCGCTCATGATCGCGTGGATCGTCGTCATGCGGGTGCTGCTGCGCCCGGGCAACCTGCACAACCGCGCCTGA
- a CDS encoding ABC transporter ATP-binding protein has product MISRLFAGYGSATAGSDVNLEIRRSEFVTLLGPSGCGKTTTLRCVAGLHTPRSGEITLDGQRLCSPDVNVPPHKRDINMVFQSYAVWPHMTTLENVMYGLKSKKLPRARARSKAKEMLDLVGLAEFAARHATDLSGGQQQRVALARALATEPSLVLMDEPLSNLDAQLRARMRDEIRQIQRRTGITVLYVTHDQSEALSMSDRVVVMNRGTIQQVGDPWALYHRPENAFVATFVGEANVVPGVVTEIGSSTFTVRVPTLGHGTVLDVARATAADCPSKGDAVSVVFRPEWVRVSRETGPLPAALERNEFRARLVSSEFLGDHFERMYEAGEHRLRVQAVTGPTSRPPEIGADQTLLVPPENLTWFRRDDVEPHDSGEEPVPAVHDAVPASTTVLGG; this is encoded by the coding sequence GTGATCAGTAGGCTCTTCGCGGGCTACGGCAGCGCAACGGCGGGTTCCGACGTCAACCTGGAGATCCGCCGGTCGGAGTTCGTCACGCTGCTGGGCCCCAGCGGGTGTGGCAAGACGACGACACTGCGCTGCGTAGCGGGACTGCACACGCCGCGGTCCGGTGAGATCACTTTGGACGGCCAGCGGCTGTGCTCGCCCGACGTCAATGTCCCGCCGCACAAGCGCGACATCAACATGGTGTTCCAGTCCTACGCGGTGTGGCCGCACATGACGACGCTGGAGAACGTCATGTACGGCCTGAAGTCGAAGAAGCTGCCGAGGGCGCGGGCACGCAGCAAGGCCAAGGAGATGCTGGACCTGGTCGGCCTGGCGGAGTTCGCGGCCAGGCACGCCACCGACCTCAGCGGCGGGCAGCAGCAACGGGTCGCGCTGGCACGCGCACTGGCGACCGAACCGAGTCTGGTGCTGATGGACGAGCCGCTGAGCAACCTCGACGCGCAGTTGCGTGCCAGAATGCGAGACGAGATCCGGCAGATCCAGCGCAGGACCGGGATCACGGTGCTTTACGTTACGCACGACCAGTCGGAAGCACTGTCCATGTCGGATCGTGTTGTGGTCATGAACCGGGGCACGATCCAACAGGTCGGCGATCCGTGGGCGCTCTACCACCGGCCGGAGAACGCCTTTGTCGCGACGTTCGTGGGCGAGGCCAACGTGGTGCCCGGTGTGGTCACCGAGATCGGGAGCAGCACGTTCACGGTGCGGGTTCCCACCCTCGGCCACGGCACGGTGCTCGACGTCGCCCGCGCCACTGCGGCCGACTGCCCCTCGAAGGGCGACGCGGTTTCCGTGGTCTTCCGCCCGGAATGGGTGCGGGTTTCCAGGGAAACCGGCCCGCTGCCTGCCGCGCTCGAGCGAAACGAGTTCAGGGCGCGCCTGGTCTCCAGCGAGTTCCTCGGCGATCACTTCGAGCGGATGTACGAGGCCGGGGAGCACCGGCTGCGGGTGCAGGCGGTCACCGGGCCGACCTCGAGACCTCCCGAGATCGGTGCCGACCAGACACTGCTCGTTCCGCCGGAGAACCTGACGTGGTTTCGCCGTGACGACGTCGAGCCGCACGACAGCGGTGAAGAACCCGTCCCGGCGGTGCACGACGCCGTACCCGCCTCCACCACGGTGCTCGGTGGCTGA
- a CDS encoding thiamine pyrophosphate-binding protein has product MTVPSYAQELAIAVAKTGCTHVFGLMGDGNMQLFVALRRQGVHVVEVRHESAAVAMAEGYGWSCDQVGICSVTHGPGLSHVATSLLVAARNRSPLVVIAAETPAGYQGAQTFDQQSFAEACETRYRRMTQGERPAQALADAIESARDVSGPVILGVAADLLASTVDDSPAPGEPPAPTPGPPGLDDGAAAERLTQLIAGSARPVLIAGRGATGGRSVGLLRTLAEHVGAGLATTLPAKGLFDGHHLDLGIAGGLAHPAAERVLRSADLVVGIGATMGRSTTQSMRLFADAQVVTVVSDARGVAGVEPLLGDAVRTLEHTTALARVATEPREPWFHPVGPAAQCWAEDLREFAPPIPDGTVDPRRAVARISEHIPDDANVVISNGHCSGFAAAFVTAPARGRFFAAQGFGSIGQALPTAIGVALGAPGRKTVVFEGDAAFMMHAQELDTAARAGADLTVFVLNDQALGTEYQRLHLEGSDAGAAVVPTPGLAALAGALGARATTIDTDTAYAHAEAALRPGLAFVDVRTARSVLSRHLRLPYRRVDPPQQVRSS; this is encoded by the coding sequence ATGACTGTTCCCAGTTACGCGCAAGAACTGGCCATCGCCGTCGCGAAGACCGGATGCACCCATGTCTTCGGCCTCATGGGCGACGGCAACATGCAGCTGTTCGTCGCGTTGCGGCGGCAGGGTGTCCACGTGGTCGAGGTGCGGCACGAGAGTGCCGCGGTGGCCATGGCCGAGGGCTACGGGTGGTCCTGTGACCAGGTCGGTATCTGCTCGGTGACACACGGCCCAGGACTGAGCCACGTGGCGACATCGTTGCTGGTGGCCGCACGCAACCGGTCCCCGCTGGTCGTCATCGCCGCCGAGACACCGGCCGGCTACCAGGGTGCCCAGACCTTCGATCAGCAGTCGTTCGCCGAGGCGTGCGAGACGCGCTACCGGAGGATGACGCAAGGGGAGCGGCCTGCCCAAGCGCTCGCCGACGCGATCGAGTCCGCCCGTGACGTGTCCGGGCCCGTGATCCTCGGTGTCGCCGCCGACCTGCTGGCCTCGACCGTCGACGACTCACCCGCTCCCGGCGAACCTCCCGCGCCGACTCCCGGGCCGCCGGGCCTCGACGACGGTGCTGCTGCCGAGCGGCTGACCCAGCTCATCGCCGGTTCGGCCCGACCGGTGCTGATCGCGGGCCGGGGGGCGACGGGCGGCCGGTCCGTGGGGTTGCTGCGCACGCTTGCCGAGCACGTCGGTGCTGGGCTGGCGACGACCTTGCCCGCGAAGGGGCTGTTCGACGGGCACCACCTCGATCTGGGCATCGCGGGCGGCCTGGCACACCCGGCCGCCGAACGCGTGCTGCGCTCCGCCGACCTTGTGGTGGGTATCGGCGCGACCATGGGGCGCAGCACCACGCAGTCGATGCGGTTGTTCGCCGACGCCCAGGTGGTGACCGTGGTCTCCGACGCCAGGGGCGTTGCCGGGGTCGAGCCGCTGCTCGGCGACGCGGTGCGGACGCTGGAACACACGACCGCTCTCGCCCGCGTCGCGACGGAGCCCCGCGAGCCGTGGTTCCACCCGGTCGGTCCCGCCGCGCAATGCTGGGCCGAGGACTTGCGCGAATTCGCCCCGCCTATCCCCGACGGCACGGTCGATCCCCGCCGAGCCGTCGCGCGGATCAGTGAACACATACCGGACGACGCGAACGTGGTCATCAGCAACGGGCACTGTTCCGGCTTCGCCGCAGCCTTCGTCACCGCACCGGCACGCGGCCGCTTCTTCGCCGCGCAGGGGTTCGGGTCCATCGGGCAGGCGTTGCCGACAGCGATCGGTGTGGCGCTCGGTGCGCCCGGCCGCAAGACCGTGGTGTTCGAAGGGGACGCCGCGTTCATGATGCACGCGCAGGAACTCGACACGGCGGCACGGGCGGGGGCGGACCTGACGGTGTTCGTGCTCAACGACCAGGCCCTCGGCACCGAGTACCAACGGCTGCACCTCGAAGGTAGCGACGCAGGCGCCGCCGTCGTGCCCACGCCGGGCCTCGCCGCGCTCGCCGGTGCCCTCGGAGCGCGTGCCACCACGATCGACACCGACACCGCGTACGCGCACGCCGAGGCCGCGTTGCGCCCCGGCCTCGCGTTCGTGGACGTGCGCACGGCGCGGTCGGTGCTCAGCAGACACTTACGGCTGCCGTACCGGCGCGTCGATCCGCCGCAGCAGGTTCGCTCCTCGTGA
- a CDS encoding LLM class flavin-dependent oxidoreductase codes for MTEVPQREKAGERMEFAMQFTVVEPGFTRGHAFELIELARMADDYGLHSIGVGDTGFRLNEAAARVTLLALGTKRTFVGMRPTNPWTRDPQITAAFLATIDSMTEGHAFMEIATGDSAAHSIGRKPSTRARLEEYVSCVRDVLATGHGRFEGRDIRSFAGPRGPVRISIGAEGPRMLRLAGGIGDAVSIGTGLTPEVVGWSLAQVEQGARVRGRDPAEVEPWFTVRSVLDVDRDAARGRVRASLASILHHSMRHGVEGRLVPTQHHDAVREYVRRYVLADHQHHGGANDQLMERLGLTGFAMRRWGMAGDPADWVERIRQLRACGVRRMWLANRGSLAQLRRALQLFGEDVLSSFGRGR; via the coding sequence GTGACCGAGGTACCACAGCGGGAGAAGGCGGGCGAGCGGATGGAGTTCGCGATGCAGTTCACCGTCGTGGAACCCGGCTTCACCCGCGGGCACGCGTTCGAGCTCATCGAGCTGGCCCGGATGGCCGATGACTACGGCCTGCACTCCATCGGCGTCGGCGACACGGGTTTCCGGCTGAACGAGGCGGCGGCACGGGTAACTCTCCTGGCGCTGGGGACGAAACGCACCTTCGTCGGGATGCGGCCGACCAACCCCTGGACGCGCGACCCGCAGATCACCGCGGCATTCCTCGCCACGATCGACTCCATGACCGAAGGGCACGCGTTCATGGAGATCGCTACGGGGGACTCCGCCGCACACAGTATCGGCAGGAAACCGTCCACTCGCGCCCGGCTGGAGGAGTACGTCAGCTGCGTCCGCGATGTGCTCGCCACCGGCCACGGGAGGTTCGAGGGGCGAGACATCCGCTCCTTCGCAGGCCCACGCGGACCCGTGCGGATATCGATCGGCGCCGAGGGTCCTCGTATGCTGCGGCTCGCGGGCGGCATCGGCGACGCGGTGTCGATCGGAACCGGGCTCACCCCGGAGGTGGTCGGGTGGTCGCTTGCCCAGGTCGAGCAGGGCGCGCGGGTGCGTGGCCGTGACCCGGCGGAGGTGGAGCCGTGGTTCACCGTGCGCAGCGTCCTCGACGTCGACCGTGACGCGGCACGTGGCAGGGTCCGCGCCTCACTCGCCTCGATCCTGCATCACAGCATGCGACACGGCGTCGAAGGCAGGCTGGTGCCCACACAGCACCATGACGCCGTCCGAGAGTACGTGCGCCGATACGTCCTCGCCGACCATCAGCACCACGGCGGGGCCAACGACCAGCTCATGGAGCGGCTCGGGCTCACCGGTTTCGCCATGCGCCGCTGGGGGATGGCGGGCGACCCGGCGGACTGGGTCGAACGCATCCGGCAGCTTCGCGCCTGTGGTGTGCGCCGGATGTGGCTGGCCAACCGCGGCAGCCTGGCTCAGCTGCGGCGCGCGTTGCAGCTCTTCGGGGAGGATGTGCTGTCCAGTTTCGGTCGCGGACGCTAG
- a CDS encoding LysR family transcriptional regulator, giving the protein MTAPGGDWRHTSRQRLIAGMTFDQLYTFQTLGRTGSFRAAAVELTLTQPAVSQRIRQLERLLGCTLFERRQGARSEVTAAGQELMRFADDILARADRFRQRLEQMKYLPEGSTLTVVSDSDHIKHLLVGAVMAMKETAPSIRVVIKHEPSRQACTRTLAEGNADLGICRYPAPSKFPNLGTIEERMYLFARPEDPIHTLPEGDRVGYLASADFATFADGMRSRQLVDRWADKVGASLRIVLESRALEAMRTYATRGLALAILPEFCVADDVRAGELRAVPTPGLPLLRGAVILSPPDREVTHAARIFLGMMPARVDASLSPVPRSPAPEGG; this is encoded by the coding sequence ATGACCGCCCCCGGCGGCGACTGGCGGCACACCAGCAGGCAGCGACTCATCGCCGGCATGACGTTCGACCAGCTCTACACGTTCCAGACGCTCGGTCGCACGGGGTCCTTCCGCGCCGCCGCCGTGGAGCTGACACTGACCCAGCCCGCCGTCTCGCAACGAATCCGGCAGCTGGAGCGGCTGCTTGGCTGCACGCTGTTCGAACGCAGGCAGGGTGCGCGGTCCGAGGTGACGGCCGCCGGGCAGGAGCTGATGAGGTTCGCCGACGACATACTCGCGCGCGCCGACCGGTTTCGCCAGCGGTTGGAGCAGATGAAGTACCTGCCGGAAGGATCGACGCTCACGGTCGTCAGCGACTCCGACCACATCAAGCATCTGCTCGTCGGAGCGGTGATGGCCATGAAGGAGACGGCACCGTCCATCCGTGTGGTCATCAAGCACGAGCCGTCCCGGCAGGCGTGCACGAGGACGCTGGCCGAGGGAAACGCCGACCTCGGCATCTGCCGGTATCCGGCGCCGAGCAAGTTCCCGAATCTGGGAACGATCGAGGAGCGGATGTACCTCTTCGCACGGCCCGAGGACCCCATTCACACCCTGCCGGAGGGCGACCGGGTCGGCTACCTCGCGAGCGCGGACTTCGCGACCTTCGCCGACGGGATGCGCAGCCGGCAACTCGTTGACCGCTGGGCGGACAAGGTCGGGGCCTCACTTCGCATCGTTTTGGAGTCACGTGCGCTGGAAGCGATGCGGACCTACGCCACGCGTGGCCTGGCGCTGGCTATCCTGCCGGAATTCTGCGTGGCCGACGATGTCCGCGCCGGCGAGCTGCGAGCGGTGCCGACCCCAGGGCTGCCGCTGCTCAGGGGCGCGGTGATCCTGAGCCCTCCCGACCGCGAGGTCACCCATGCCGCCAGGATCTTCCTCGGCATGATGCCTGCCAGGGTGGACGCGTCACTGAGCCCGGTCCCCCGTTCCCCGGCACCGGAGGGTGGCTAG
- a CDS encoding ABC transporter substrate-binding protein — protein MRFRTLLAGPVVVVSLLLAACGSTAGGDTENLPKNAADAGGMSALVEKAKEEGEVSLYAATTESSTTKWVKHFEKKYGIPVSVYRDGSTTLYQKWAQEVNGGVHNADVVIQNVYQLWEEAKDNGWITEYRTENYDGYDFDKVLPGGGLTGRVYPLHQSIGAIAWNTKVTTPQQQKLLREDPVAAMADPAFKGQIALGDTGGATTAGNYANVIINQSDKYGWKWLEGVAANDPALFESQIPIAEQLVKGEYAVTFGTDTLYNGYIAEGAPIEYRYPEPTNAALWMVGLPTETPHPHAARLFMEWATSAEGHDLMAELGSGTGTRTGWQDKREIAQQSWYSRPVVWYGMATLPELSGEKFADFVSRVNGTLKK, from the coding sequence ATGAGGTTCAGAACTCTGCTCGCCGGGCCGGTAGTCGTGGTTTCCCTACTACTTGCGGCATGTGGAAGCACCGCGGGCGGTGATACCGAGAACCTGCCCAAGAACGCGGCTGACGCCGGTGGAATGAGTGCCCTGGTCGAGAAGGCCAAGGAAGAAGGCGAGGTGAGCCTCTACGCGGCCACCACCGAGTCGTCGACCACCAAATGGGTAAAACATTTCGAGAAGAAGTACGGAATTCCCGTCAGCGTCTACCGGGACGGCAGTACGACCCTGTACCAGAAATGGGCGCAGGAGGTCAACGGCGGGGTCCACAACGCCGACGTCGTCATCCAGAACGTCTACCAGTTGTGGGAGGAAGCCAAGGACAACGGCTGGATCACCGAGTACCGGACCGAGAACTACGACGGCTACGACTTCGACAAGGTACTTCCCGGCGGTGGGCTGACGGGCCGCGTCTACCCGTTGCACCAGAGCATCGGCGCGATCGCGTGGAACACCAAGGTGACGACGCCGCAACAGCAGAAGTTGCTGCGCGAGGACCCGGTCGCCGCGATGGCCGATCCCGCGTTCAAAGGCCAGATCGCGCTGGGTGACACCGGCGGCGCCACCACGGCGGGCAATTACGCGAACGTCATCATCAACCAGTCGGACAAGTACGGCTGGAAATGGCTGGAAGGCGTCGCGGCCAACGATCCCGCGCTGTTCGAGAGCCAGATTCCGATCGCCGAACAACTGGTGAAGGGCGAGTACGCCGTCACGTTCGGAACAGACACGTTGTACAACGGCTACATCGCCGAGGGCGCTCCCATCGAATACCGATACCCGGAGCCGACCAATGCCGCGCTGTGGATGGTCGGGCTGCCCACGGAGACGCCGCATCCGCATGCCGCCCGGCTGTTCATGGAATGGGCGACGTCCGCGGAGGGTCACGACCTGATGGCCGAGCTCGGTTCCGGTACCGGGACCCGGACGGGCTGGCAGGACAAGCGCGAGATCGCACAGCAGTCCTGGTACTCCAGGCCCGTCGTCTGGTATGGCATGGCCACCCTGCCCGAACTCAGCGGAGAGAAGTTCGCCGACTTCGTCAGCCGGGTGAACGGCACACTGAAGAAGTGA
- a CDS encoding MFS transporter: MTAASRPGVPWRRLLPTALIPNVLHGAAQGAAVPTIPLAAVSLTGSSATAALVAAMLTVGQLPLTLPAGWLVARFGERPAMLAGTAATGSGALCAYLASSPAILTLGVLLIGVGVAVFAMARHAWITASVAGVVRGRSLAALAGATRLGMFAGPFLAAAAFQLCGEARGGFLTVVAMSGLLAVVVSCVSFPKPDGGETEPRQSPNVLRTMWQRRDVLLRLGLTISVVSTMRHTRRILVPLVGTSVGLDDVTVAVVMGLASGVDFSLFYLGGVVADRWGRLPVALSALVGFGLSHLGLALATQLPAGQWWYLASTMVMAMANGWSGGVVATVGSDLADPRSPAPFLSSWRLTTELGSAVAPLAVAALAGAISLPAACAMLAILAGAGAAALPSSFRRHLPGELS; encoded by the coding sequence TTGACAGCGGCATCTCGTCCCGGAGTGCCGTGGCGGCGGCTGCTGCCAACCGCACTGATCCCGAACGTGCTCCACGGTGCGGCTCAAGGGGCCGCTGTCCCGACGATCCCGCTCGCCGCCGTGTCGTTGACGGGATCGTCGGCCACAGCCGCTCTGGTCGCCGCCATGCTGACAGTGGGTCAGTTGCCGTTGACGCTGCCAGCGGGATGGCTTGTCGCGAGATTCGGGGAGCGACCCGCGATGCTCGCGGGAACGGCGGCCACCGGATCGGGAGCACTCTGCGCGTATCTCGCTTCCTCGCCCGCGATTCTGACCCTGGGCGTGCTCCTGATCGGTGTTGGCGTCGCGGTGTTCGCTATGGCGCGACACGCGTGGATCACCGCGAGCGTTGCGGGTGTGGTTCGTGGCCGGTCTCTCGCCGCGCTCGCCGGAGCGACTCGGTTGGGAATGTTCGCCGGACCGTTCCTGGCCGCCGCGGCCTTCCAGCTCTGCGGCGAGGCCCGCGGCGGGTTTCTCACCGTGGTGGCCATGTCCGGGCTGCTGGCTGTTGTCGTTTCTTGTGTCTCCTTCCCGAAACCCGACGGCGGCGAGACCGAACCGCGGCAGAGTCCGAACGTGTTGCGGACGATGTGGCAGCGTCGCGATGTCCTGCTGCGGCTGGGGCTGACCATCTCCGTGGTCAGCACGATGCGTCACACCCGGCGCATACTCGTTCCGCTCGTCGGCACCTCGGTCGGCTTGGACGACGTGACCGTAGCCGTCGTCATGGGCCTCGCCTCGGGCGTCGACTTCTCGCTGTTCTACCTGGGCGGGGTGGTAGCCGATCGCTGGGGCCGCCTCCCGGTCGCGCTGTCGGCTCTTGTCGGCTTCGGACTGTCGCACCTCGGGCTCGCGCTGGCGACGCAGTTACCGGCCGGGCAGTGGTGGTACCTGGCCAGCACCATGGTGATGGCCATGGCGAACGGGTGGAGTGGTGGTGTCGTCGCCACCGTGGGTTCGGATCTGGCCGATCCACGCTCACCCGCACCGTTCCTCAGTTCGTGGCGCCTGACGACAGAGTTGGGCTCGGCTGTCGCACCGCTGGCCGTGGCTGCCCTCGCAGGCGCGATCTCGTTGCCCGCGGCATGTGCGATGCTCGCGATCCTGGCAGGCGCCGGTGCCGCCGCACTCCCTTCGTCCTTTCGCAGACATCTGCCGGGGGAACTGTCCTGA
- a CDS encoding winged helix DNA-binding domain-containing protein translates to MPGNEVLSNRALNRATLARQLLLDRADKPVLDAVARLCGLQAQEPQEPFIGLWSRLRTFEPTTLSDLLTGRGVVRTHLMRHTIHLVDARDALAWRARHNTMQLQRVRGVYRRELEGVDLDAFAEAVRAVLADGEPRTITELGRALTARWPDSGPRALGELALALVPMAQLPPRGLWRTKAGARNLPLAMWLGKEIDPPSPEGADPVGAELVRRYLTAFGPAATADIRSWSGLAGLPATVAAMREELVSFRDERGRELLDLPDAPRPDPDTPAAVRFLPAFDNAILGYHDRSRIIDDEHRGLSVAGARVVLVDGRVAATWTVEADPEADTVVVTPLRRLSRAERAAVAEQGRQLAGFLTDSGSHRVRIAGRDC, encoded by the coding sequence ATGCCAGGCAACGAGGTTCTCAGCAACCGAGCGCTCAACCGCGCGACGCTCGCGCGGCAACTACTGCTCGACCGCGCCGACAAGCCCGTACTCGACGCGGTCGCGCGCCTGTGTGGCCTGCAGGCACAGGAACCGCAGGAGCCGTTCATCGGGCTCTGGTCACGGTTGCGCACGTTCGAGCCGACGACGCTGTCGGATCTGCTGACCGGGCGCGGCGTGGTGCGAACCCACCTGATGCGCCACACCATCCACCTTGTCGACGCCCGTGACGCGCTGGCCTGGCGAGCCCGCCACAACACCATGCAGCTGCAGCGGGTGCGCGGGGTGTACCGCCGCGAACTCGAGGGCGTGGACCTCGACGCGTTCGCCGAAGCGGTGCGGGCAGTGCTGGCCGACGGCGAGCCCCGGACCATTACCGAACTCGGACGCGCGCTCACCGCTCGCTGGCCGGACAGTGGGCCGAGGGCGCTGGGGGAGCTGGCGCTGGCGCTCGTTCCGATGGCGCAGCTGCCACCGCGTGGGCTGTGGCGCACGAAGGCAGGAGCACGCAACCTGCCGCTTGCCATGTGGCTGGGCAAGGAGATCGACCCGCCCTCGCCGGAGGGTGCCGATCCGGTCGGTGCCGAGTTGGTGCGGCGCTACCTGACCGCGTTCGGCCCCGCCGCCACCGCCGATATTCGCAGCTGGAGTGGCCTGGCCGGGCTACCGGCCACGGTGGCCGCGATGCGCGAGGAGTTGGTCAGCTTCCGCGACGAGCGCGGTCGAGAACTCCTCGACCTGCCCGACGCGCCCCGGCCCGACCCGGACACGCCCGCTGCGGTGCGGTTCCTGCCCGCTTTCGACAACGCGATCCTCGGCTACCACGACCGCAGCCGGATCATCGACGACGAGCACCGTGGGCTGTCGGTCGCAGGCGCCAGGGTCGTGCTCGTCGACGGCAGGGTCGCCGCCACCTGGACGGTGGAAGCGGACCCCGAGGCGGACACCGTCGTCGTCACCCCGCTGCGCAGGCTCTCCCGAGCCGAACGCGCGGCGGTCGCCGAGCAGGGTCGGCAGCTGGCTGGGTTCCTGACCGACTCCGGCAGCCACCGCGTGCGGATCGCGGGCCGCGACTGCTGA